CTAAAAAGTGAGTTTTTAATTATGAGAAGAGAAACAATGCCTCACTTCAGCATGAAAAGAGATACACCATTGTTTTTCCAGCTCTGTAATTTAAAACTAGCTTTCATTCACTagctttaaaactttaaaaaatactaaaactgaaatacagggctcagtttctttttttgttttttttaagccaGACCCAGAGATTGAAGTTTTAGACCAATGACTACTTTAAGATGATGAAAGAGGATAAAGTTTTTGAACTATGAATCTAATATAGCCAGAACAGATTGATTTTGTAgtaaatttttaaacagaaagtaaatttttaaacattgaCTAAATTTGAAGCATTTAAATAAGACCAGAACATTAACTGCACACCAATTCAGAACTGCTGCAGGGCCTATAATTTGTCACTCTACACATATAGATCAAGATgacttttctcacttttttccaTTGTGTGCATGGTCAGAATGCAAACAGGGGCCAAAGTGCACCTGAACAGCCAATTGAGAGACTTCCTATATGTAATGTGAACCAGACAGAATCAAtacatactgaaaaaaattgacTAGGAAAAGGCAATTTCTTACTCTGTACTTAAGACCATAACCCTGAGGGCCAGAATTGCTCTCTTGACATTTTTTAAGTTGACAACAACAGAATTATGATTAGTGGGACATTgactcccagtgcctcccaagCACCTTCTGCGTGACCTGGCGGAACACCCGGTGTGCATTCAGTGGGAAACAGAAGTTCATCAGTGCCAGTGCCCAGCAGGCTCCAGGGCTGTGTTCTCTATCCCCAGACTAAAGTTCAGGTTCCTGCTGCCCAAACAAAACTGGAGAAAAACTGCTGGTTTAAGATCTTGGTAGATAAGTCAGACCAAAACCCAGCTACTCTGAGCCATCTTGTACTTCCAGTCACTtcagctgaaaataatttgattttaaaattgaatttaagCAAGTTGTTAGTAATCACTtttcaagtatttattttattgagggagggaggagaggaaaatcaAGCTATTTAGCTTTCCAAGTATTTAACATAAAACCAGAAGAGCTCCATCTGGCAACCAGCAGGATTTCTAAATAATCTAAATAGTATCTACATAAGAACCAGGCTGTCTATGGAGTGAGACAACTTCAACTTTTACAGCCACAAGAAGTCTTTATTAacataaaaggaaattataaaGAATTACGTTAGAACAGGAACAAGAGCCTGGCAAGCTGACAAAAGACCCCAGGAATCTCTGCATTAATcttgaaatgctgcttttgaCTTGTTGGAATATGGCATCATACTCTGcatggatttaaaaaaacaaaataaagaaccCTCTTAGGTTCAAAGGACTCAAGCACAATAAAACCAACTCTAGGAAAATATTCAGATTAATGAAAATCAATAGTAATTCCTTACTTTGCCACATAAAAAACAACCCTTAACATTTGAACATAGTTTGGAAAACAGCAGTATTTAATTAAAGTCATGGAAAAGGCCCTTTATGTCCACAGACGTCTGTCTTCATTAAGAAGATGGTTCTAAATACTGCTGCTAATTATGTAAATTAAATACACTTTTGAACTAGTCTTACATATAAAAAATATGATAATTCGAATTCCCAAGTAAGTAAACACCTCAGAGTATactgcatttaattttctgagTTATTCATATGTAGGATCTGGCCTTGCACTTCATACCTAGCCCATCCACTTTTTAGATCATTTGTGAGCGATCCAAACCTGGTGGTGGTTTGGTGTCATATGGGAAATATTTAACTGGTCCTCAATGCCCCTGTCAAGTTGCCATTGGGATTTTCTGTCAGTTTCTTGGCAAAAAATCAAAGAGTGAAACAGTGGGCGCAAAAAAACATGTTATGGTGATCCTGTGAGGATAGGGCAGCCTTGAAGCTCTGCGTTTTCCGCTATCCCTGGGCTACAGGAAGAGAATTTCTATCTTTATCATTGCCCATCTGGCACCTTTTACAGGCAGCAAGAACAAAGAAGTAAAATGTACTGGCCCCTACCATCTGCTTCTGCTTGTGAAGTCTGGAGAGGGCCCGATAGGGAAGAAAGCAAAGATAAAACCCAACCCTTCGTTTCCCACCAAACCGTTCTGGCAGGTACACGTTGTGCCTGTACTTCTTCCATCTCTTAGGGCCACCCTAGAGACCTCTGgttccccacagcagcacagctgctgagcacagagcaTCCCAAACACTGCCAGCCCCACATCCTCACTCCCAGCCTTCTTACAGCCCCGAAAGAAAAGCTGAGCTGAGATTTGCTTTATTGGATCAGCCACTGTTTTATCTAGAATAGGAAAATTCCTGTGGGTTTAATAAGAGGTATTGCCCTACAGATTTTCTCTGGTCCCACCTCCTTTCCCATCAGCCACATTCCCTGTTACTGCAAAGCTCCATACACCATGTGTTGGCTGGACCCCTTCTGTTTCTGACAGAAGTTTGGCCAAAAAGAGCAGATTTTCTGCTACTTTGATCATTTCCTGTGGTAAAAAGTGAAGGGAATTATCTGACCcagggtcttttttttttctttcttagttttgaaaaataacatGGCTTTACATTTGCAAGTTCCCTTAAATAGTGTACTTGCTTTCCAATAGCATTTTGCTGCTGGTTTACTGGTTGCCTTACagaacttattttttttttagaatcaGAAAACACATTGCTCTGATCTCAAACTCAAACTCAGCTGCTGTATTATTACATCAATAATGACCTTCCCTTTGCTGAAGCAGCAACCACAAGATAGTATCAAATTTACAGACAATACAAAGGTGGCAGCTTCTTCCCtgttaaaaaattattacatttaaaaaacaagctTACTTCTCTTGTGGTTGATTTGGCTACAAATGTGCATTGCATAATATCTTTAGAAATAAGTTAACCATTTTATTAAATGCACTATTAGAGTAGTCTATGACATATGCGATATAAGCACcctaaaactttttttcccctcaagaCTCCCTATCAGAAAACATCTCATGCTTGTGTAAGCCTATGATGCAATACTCACAGTACCTGCTAACTTAAATGGTGTGGAAGATTTGGGAGCAGGGGCATAAGTACAGTGCCAAGTGATAATCACTGACCCCAATGGGCCCTGCAAGTGCACCCTGAAAACTTGTCcactttgtattttttctggCCCAGATAGCACAAAGTAAGCAAACAACATGAATATACCTACTAAACTAATGTCATGTGTCAGAATTAATATTCTATAGGAATAAAGTCCAAATAAATTATCACAATATACATTAAGTCTTTATAAATGTGGCACTACAGCATTTAAAATAGATACATGTATTCACACTCAGTAGTGGGACCCCACTTTTCTCAGGTCAGAAAAATGCCACAATGTGCAAGTTGTGCTTGTTGCCAtcaaaactcttttttttttttcaactttgcTGTGCTAATTACATGAGTAGAACAGATTTTGACAGATACAGTGTTGAGCTGAGGCCAGGGTGCAGTGTGTGCCTCCCTTTGTGCGAGCTGTACTCTCAAAAGAAACGATTGAACATTTTGAACTGTTAAAATTactattgttttaaaatgttacagGAAGTTACTTTGGCAAATTTACTATTtatgtatatgtatttttttatcagCCTGTTAAAAAAATCATGGCCTGGCTACATTTCCCACTTTATTTATAAAACTGAATTCTTCCTGAACTCGCAGAGCTCAAATGCAACTAATGCAGTCTGGTTTCTTTCAGTATTAAAAAAGAAGATACATActtatttatatatgtatgcatgtacttcacttaaaaatattaagaaaggGGAGGAAGAAGCTACAGCAACcttgttaaaacaaaaattgcaCAAAACCACTTCAAACAAGATCTCACCACAACAAAAATCAGCATTATCATCGTTAATAATACAGCGCCTTTCATATGCAGAGGTAATAAGGAGGCTGTGCTGTGATCCATATAACCTCAATAATGTATAAATGAATCAAAAAGGATCTAATTAGTTCAGCAGCACCAAAAACTAGTAAGTAGAAACATCAAAAGAGCCAGTGGgacattactttttttttgtcagacgtgctgcagagctgcccttcAGAATGCTCTGGTTTGTATCTGGCAGGAGGAGGCCACACCAGTGGAGGTCCCAGCAACTGAGAAGACCTGGAGCTAAAGGATGCTCgctgtgcctgtgccctgcagctcccagccccatcccacagctcccagccccatccctgcagctcccagccccagccctgcagctcccagccccagccctgcagctcccagccccatccctgcagctcccagccccatcctgcagctcccagccccatccctgcagctcccagccccatcccgcagctcccagccccatcccgcagctcccagccccatccctgcagctcccagccccatctcacagctcccagccccatccctgcagctcccagccccatcccacagctcccagccccatccctgcacgCCCCGCACGAATCCTGCCCCATCAGGAGCTGTGCAAAGGAAGGGTGGGGCGGGTTCCTCACCTCCTGTCTGCGGCAGGAGATAGCACATCCTGAACaccccttttcctccttcccccacaGCCTCTGcggaaaagaaaaggaggaacaGGCACTTGGGAGGTGCCTCAGCTCCCACGGACACACAAAGGACAGTGAGCAGATCCTgcacccagcacagagccacagcacCTCCCTGCAGATGGCCTTGGCCTCCTGCGAGTCCTCCTGCCATACAGATGGGACAATGTTTGTGTGTGCACACGTGAGAGCCTCGTAGGAAACACCTGTGGAGGCATCTCAAAGTTAGAACACTGTGTGCatagatttatttattaaagaaCAGTGAGAGGACTTCTATATTTCACCACGTAGCTGTGGGCACCTGTGCCTCTGCAGCATGCACCGCATGGCGAGAACATCACACCCTGCAGGAGTGCAGCCGGGGCTGATTATGGCAAAGAATTGTTCATACAACTCACTGAAGTCAGAAAATTGCCATTTAAATACAAGCAAAACCTAACACAGAGGTCCACCGCACTTAAGGAATTATTTCTCTCTAACCCTGAAGACATGGATATAACTTGTATCTCCTCCAACAGATGTGTCTGTCCACTACCCAGTAATGTTTCACTCCACTTAAGTAAAAGCATCATATGCAAGAGAAACAATAAtgctataaaacaaaaacctttcACTACTCCGGGTCTATTTCATACCCAAAGCCCAAAGGTTTCCTTCTTCACAGGAATAAACAGGACAGTATTTATTAAGGTTTAAGCCATAGTAACAACATTTTTAAGGTGCCTCCTCCAATAGCTTTCAACATGGTTTGATCTGCAgaccaataaaaaaaaaaccacaattatAAGATGGAGcaggacagagaaaaaaaacctcctttCCAGAAGACTTGCTTTTCTATCTACCAGAATATATAGAAGGCAACAGATCTCACAAGGCCAGGCTGACAACATTCAGCATTGCAGCTCTGGGAACTACTGCAGTATACACTAAGCTCCACTCACACCTCCCAAGGCATTCAATTGGAGGTCAGCACCTCAAAAGCTAGCCATGGTCTCCTGTAATCCACAACATCACACTGTAATCCACAAAACTCATACTGCTGTGACACAAATCTCCACTGAGGAGCTTCAACACAAACCTCTGAGGAATTAAAGCACCACTCCAACAAACCTTCACAATCCCAAGAAGACATATGGCACACACCAGGCTAACCAGCAAAGTTTTCTAAGAAATCATATGAAACTCATAGATTTAACACACAGATGGCCTACCACACCTGCCagaattaaaatacaaaaccttCTCAAAGGGTAACACCAAATGCTGACACAGACAAAcaaagccaggctgtgccctgctgcagcaaTCACCAGcactctgcagagcagccccagtgcACAGCAATCCcagtgcaggcagcactgcccagctgcCCTCAGACACAACTGGAGTAGCTCTGTGTGCTAGGGGTAGTACTGGGAGAGGGACAgtatttgtgaaaataaaagaactgAATTGAAGCCTGTATGCTGCTGTCTAGAACTTACAGTTACGTTTGTACCACCCATTCCCTGGAGGAAATGACATACAATACAAACAGGCCTAGTTGTTCAATTATTCAAGTATTAAAAGATTCACAGAAAAGCATCTGAGAAACATAACATTTTAATAGATGAAATAAATACTCCAGTACATGCAAGATAAAAACTgacattggaaaaaaattaaaaatcacttttgttATAgtgtaattttgtttgtttgtttaaacaCTCACAGTAGCTTTTCCCCCAGTTTGGAAATCAACACATGGAAAACATAATCACAACCTCCAGTCCTTCCACTCCTACACACCAAATGCACTTCTAACCTAACACttgatgcaaaataaaaaaagtcatacaaaacaagaacaaacaaaatAGTAGCTACATCCATCATCTATGTGttgttaggtttttttcatttttttaaatgagtaaGAACTGAGGTAACCTTTTTCCTGCACAACCGAACAGCAAAATTTAGAAGGGAAATTTCGGAAGACAAGACAAGACAAACTTTAAAAACCGCACCCAGCGCGattaaagctctttttttttcctcctttttctaagatactcccacctccccaaataTAAAAAAACTTTGAAACAGTTTTACCACTTGTGTGAAGACCTTGTTgaataaaggaaaatttatcTGCAGACACTTGCTTAACTTTAAAGTAAAACAGAAAGAAGCCAAAACTGGCTACCTTTATTAGTACATATAGTTTGAATATGTTCTGCTTCTTCACCACATGAAATCAAAGGATTGGGCTCATCCAAGCAAATTCTTTGGTATACAAAAAAGGGGTGAGGAGGTGGgatattattttcctttagcAACGACTGGGATCTAAACAGAAGATGTGGGGGTTAATTCACAGAATTGGAGTTCACTGGCGGTAAAGTCCTGGGTGAAGATCTTTCTCTTAGTGCCTGAGATAGCAGGTTGCAACCATCCGAGACGGCGCAAGCTGAGTTCCTCAACCGTTCCCTGTAATCGCTCATTTTGGTGCTACTTTCGGGGTGTTGGGCTATATCCCTGAGGCATTGGGTCAGGAGCACACAAGCAGATACCACACTCATGGCTCCTCCTAGGATGGCAGTTTGCACAGCTTTGCCCTCTGGATTAATGGTGGCAGCTTTACCCAAAAACTGGGGCTCAGTGGCAAAGCCCACCAGAGCATAGACAGACTGCACCAAAGGTCCACTGAACAAGACGCACCGGTTCCTGGTCAGCTCGCTGGGCGAGGTCTTGACCTCCTTGACACAGGCCAAAAGGGCAGAGGCGCTGGTGCTCATACATTTGACACTGAGTTTGAACTGCTCCTTAGCAAATTTATCCTTGGATTTCTCACTGGCCAGCACGCAGGCGTCTGTCAGGAATTTCAAGTTCTTGGACATGTTCTGAGAAAcctccagcaggagctgagggctcATATCTGCCAAAGGGGTGGTCTTCAAGACCCCGCAGCCGTGCTCCACCTCATGCCTACACCGGGTCACCTTGTAGCGATCCACCAAGCCAGGCATGGCAGGCTGGGCCCCTGGAGTCTCCACTGCAGCCAGGTAGGCAGCGTGGGCAGAGCACTCGGTCAGGGAGACCACCAGCTCCCCCATCTCCATCAGGCTTTCCCCCACCTCCCCGAAGCGTCCCATGTTGAGCTGGCTCTGGACGTCATGGGTCAAGATGGAGAGTCCTTTGGTCCTGGCAATGATCGTGTCCCTGCACTTCTCAAAGGACTCACCGAAGACAGACAGACTCTCGGTGTTCACCGGCCTGGTCTCGCTCGACAGCAGAAGCAGATCGGCCACCAGTTGCATCTTGATCTTGCAGTGGTCGCAGATAGAGATGAGCTTcttcctctgcagggagctgctgctggggatgccGCCGGCGGAGACCTCGCTGCTGGACTTGCCGGAGCCACCGCTAGCCATAGCGCCGGGGGGGCACTCGCATGCCGCTCGCTACCCCGCTgctgccgcctccgccgccgcccGAGCAGTCCCGACTGAGCCCGGCAGGATCGCTCTGCCTTTTCCGCAACATCATTCCATTAATCGCCGGGAGGCAAGAAAAGGCTCTGGGCGCCGGGGCTGCCGCCGCTCGGGGAGCGAGCTCGGCCGGggcgcccgccccgctccggcGCCAGCCTCCGCTCCTACGGCGCtcccgcggcggggcggcgctCGCCGGACGCCCCCGGGCCCCGGTCTGGCATCCTTTAGCTAAAAATAcgtaattttctttttccctttccttctcgCACGCTGGCTCGCCTTCCTTCCACCGTCTCGTGCGGCTCCCCGGCTGCGGGATCCTGCGCGAAGTTCCCTTTACCAGACGCAATACCTCAGGGACGCTCCGCCGCCGCGCGGAGTTGGGGCAGGGGCGCAGCCCTCCAAGTTGCTACCGCGCCCCCGGCGCCTCCGTTCGGGGAGCGCCCGCCGGGCGCAGCTCGCAGGGGCCGGAGGGGCGGCGGCTGCGCACCATGTGCCGCCCCCGgcgcccgccgcggccccggctcGCAGGAAGCGCCGCGGAGGGTGTGGCCCGCccgccccgcacggccccgccgcgcaCCCGCGGGGAGCCGGCCcgggaggggagaggggcacGGCGGGAAGCCGGGACGcggggggaaggaaaaaaaaaaaaaaaaaaaaaaaaagaagaaagagaggagggggtaaaaaaatagaattaaaaaaaagctgCACCGGATCCGGGCGTTGGGGCGGGCGGGCGGATCCGTTCCCCTTCCTTTGCCGCTGCCTCACTCCTTCCTGCCGCGATCATTCACGCGGCCGCTGCGCGCtcgctccccgccgccgccgtccATCCCCTGCGCCCCGGGCCCTCCTCGCCGGCTCCCGCGGTGGCCGCCGCCGCACCAAGTTAGGCTCTTCCCGCAAACAAGGGTGGTGGCCGCGGGCTGCAGCCGCGGATGCTGCGACCCGCCCGGCCTTGCGCTCCTCCTGCCATCTTCCCTGGCTGAGCGGCCAACTCCCAgggaggggaaaacaaaaaaattaaaaagaggaaaaaaaaagagggttaGGAAATCTTCGTTTAAATTCTCTTTCTCAGGCTTTCAGACAAACTactgggaagcggcggctgcgaCGGCGCTGCCAGCCAGACGCTGCACGGCTCCGGGGGAGCTCCCCCGCCCCGCTGCCTTTGCTGTAACCTCACTTGAGCCTATCGAAATCTTTTGTGCGGTGTCACCGCCCTTCGTTTAAATCCTGccctccccccgccgccgctccgcgcccgccgccgctcgcTCCTCCCAGGCGGAGGGGGCAGCAGCGCCGgcaccgcccgcccgccgccgctgccccgtccccgtccGCGCCGGGCTCCGGAGCGGCTCCGCGGATGAACGAACGGCGGGGGATGCCGGAGGGAGGAAGGCGAGGGGCAGCCGGACAGCGGCCGCCGGGAGAGCAGTCGGATACCGGGGGGagaggagccgccgccgccccagCGCCGGGGCAGAGGCGGCCCGGGTGCCGCTCCCCGGCCGGCCCCTGCCCCGGGCAGCCCGCCAGGTGAGTGTTCGCTCGGAGCTCCCGGCCCGCAGggctggcccggcccggcccgggtgGCAGAAGGCGTTCCTGTGCCAGCCGGCACCGAGTGACAGAGCCCGAGTCAGCGCGGCCAGAGCGCGGTCCCGCCGCTccgcatcccgcatcccgcatcccgcatcccgcggggctccggctgcTCCCGGtacccggcccggcccggccgtcGGGAGTGCTGAAAACGCGGGATGGGGGATGGCTGCGGCTTTCTTACACAGGAACAGTGCTCTCAGCACAGGCCTTGACCCAGATTTTAAACCAATGAAGACGAATTTGGTCTGTTGCTCTCCCGTTTCTGTCGCGGCTTTTAAACACTGGATACTGTTTATTAGACTTTAGCAGGGAAAATGTAAACCTACTGACACTGCTGTGTACTGAAAGCTCTACAAAGATTCCTCTGATCTGTTTCCATTCTGCAGCACACCGAGAACTTTTCGAGATGGTTTTTGTCCAAAGAAAGATGTTACGCTCGGTAAACCTGAGGCACACATCAGATTCTGTCCTGCTGCACAGTACCTGCATCAATGTAATTCTGATTAATCAAAACCCGTGTTGAAACCACATCTTACATTTGTTACGTATTTTGCTGTAGCTTAAGCTGCAACTGAATAATAGCATTATTTTGCTCCTTTCAATCAGGATTCTCTTTTTTAGTCAGCCACCTAATTCTAGGCATTTCCAATGCATTTAGCAGGTTACAGAACTCCAGAAATACATTTGTCCCAATTCACAGTTAACATCCTGCTACTTTCCTACTGCTGCACGGGTATAAGTGACcttgaaataaatggaaattgGACCAGATTCCTCACTTGCAGGTCAGATCCAACGATATCCTGGCACAAAT
This genomic stretch from Taeniopygia guttata chromosome 10, bTaeGut7.mat, whole genome shotgun sequence harbors:
- the TLNRD1 gene encoding talin rod domain-containing protein 1, which encodes MASGGSGKSSSEVSAGGIPSSSSLQRKKLISICDHCKIKMQLVADLLLLSSETRPVNTESLSVFGESFEKCRDTIIARTKGLSILTHDVQSQLNMGRFGEVGESLMEMGELVVSLTECSAHAAYLAAVETPGAQPAMPGLVDRYKVTRCRHEVEHGCGVLKTTPLADMSPQLLLEVSQNMSKNLKFLTDACVLASEKSKDKFAKEQFKLSVKCMSTSASALLACVKEVKTSPSELTRNRCVLFSGPLVQSVYALVGFATEPQFLGKAATINPEGKAVQTAILGGAMSVVSACVLLTQCLRDIAQHPESSTKMSDYRERLRNSACAVSDGCNLLSQALRERSSPRTLPPVNSNSVN